In one window of Microtus pennsylvanicus isolate mMicPen1 chromosome 2, mMicPen1.hap1, whole genome shotgun sequence DNA:
- the Defb128 gene encoding beta-defensin 128 → MKLPPVLVILLFVVLADGAKPKRCFNNVSGYCRKKCKMGEIAEVGCLHAKYCCVNERENKKQKILHQQRVQPKEKSNKVQDYVILPTITYFTITI, encoded by the exons ATGAAGCTGCCTCCGGTTCTCGTTATTCTGCTGTTTGTGGTACTGGCAG ATGGTGCAAAACCCAAAAGATGCTTTAACAATGTATCAGGCTACTGCAGGAAGAAATGCAAAATGGGGGAGATAGCTGAGGTGGGATGCCTGCATGCCAAATACTGTTGCGtcaatgaaagggaaaacaaaaagcagaaaatccTCCACCAGCAGCGGGTCCAACCCAAGGAGAAGTCAAACAAAGTCCAAGACTATGTAATCCTGCCCACCATCACCTACTTCACCATCACTATCTGA